In Tsuneonella sp. CC-YZS046, the genomic window GATAGAGCACGCTGCGAACGAACTATCCGGAGCGCTGGAGCCCGGGGCGCTGGTCAGCGACGTCGGCTCTTCCAAGCAGAGCGTGAGCGCCGCCCTGGCCAGGGCGCTGCCCGGCCAGCCGATCATCCCCGCGCATCCCGTGGCCGGCACCGAGCATAGCGGCCCGGATGCGGGCTTCGCCACGCTGTTCCACAATCGCTGGTGCATCCTGACTCCTCCGGATGGAGCCGATCCGGAGCAGGTCGCGGCGCTTTCGGAATTCTGGACCGCGCTCGGCGCCATGGTCGAGGTCATGACGGCGGAGCATCACGATCTCGTGCTCGCGGTTACCAGCCATATCCCGCACCTGATCGCCTACACGATCGTCGGAACGGCCTCCGATCTGGAGGATGTGACCCGGGGCGAGGTAATCAAATATTCGGCCGGCGGCTTCCGCGACTTCACGCGCATCGCGGCCTCCGACCCGGTGATGTGGCGCGACGTATTCCTCAACAACCGCGAAGCGGTGCTGGAAATGCTGGGCCGCTTCACCGAGGATCTGACCGCGATGCAGCGCGCCATCAGATCAGGCAATGGCGACGCTCTGTTCGACCTGTTTACGCGAACCCGCGCAATCCGCCGGTCGATCATCGAACAGAAGCAGGATGATGCGCGGCCCGACTTCGGGCGCGGCGATCATGGCTGAGCGCCTCCCGCGCTTTGGCCATCGTTCAAGGCGTTGATCCCGGCAAGGACGCGGGCCTCGATCTCCTGGCGCGGCAGGCCCGGAGGAATCGGCTCCCCGAAACGATAGGTGATGGTGCCCGTCCGCTTCCATCGGCGATGATAGGGCGGGCCGCTGTCCACGGCGATGGGCACGACCGGCAGGCCGAGCAGCTTGTACAGGCCCGCAAAGCCCGAACGGATCGGTGCAGCCGCTCCATGCGGCACCCGCGTGCCTTCCGGAAAGATCGCCAACGGGCGCCCGCTTCGCGCGAATGATCGCGCCGCGGTCACCATGTCGCGCAAGGCGGCCGCTCCCTTGTCGCGTCGCACGGGCACCACGCCATAGGCCAGCGCGGCCCGGCCCCAGCCCAGTATCCGGAACAGTTCTTCCTTGGCGAAAATCACCGGCCGATCGATCAGGGTGGGCAGATCGATGGCCTCGAAAAAGCTTTCATGCTTCAAGGCATAGAGGACGGGTTGTGAAGGCCGCTCCCCCACGATGCGGATATCGATGCCGAGAATATGACGGGCGCAGACGCGATGGAAGGCGGACCATCGCTCAGGCACTGCTCGCCCGGCATGTGGAAACAGCATAGCGACCAAAACTGCGACGAGCACGAACAATACGCTGGCGCCATAGAAGACGGCGTAGAAGGCGAGACTGCGCAGCACGGCCATCATCGCGAAGCCTTATCGCAGCGCAATGGGGGCCAGAAAGCTGGCAAGCAGCTTGTTATATTCGAGAAACAGGGTGCGCAGCGTCGGCTGGGTGGCAACCGCATCCTTGATCAGCTCGATGTCATCCGGAAGCTCGCGCCTCAATTCCAATGCGGCACGGCGCATATGCCAATCGCTGGTCACCAGGCGCAGAGAGCGCAATTTTTCCCGCTTGGCCCAATCCGCCGCCTCCAAGGCATTGCCACGCGTATCGGCCGCTTCCGCACCCAAGGTGACGCAACATTGCATCAGTTGCGGCTCCACGCCGAACTGGGCCGCGAACTCCTTCGGCTTCACCTCCGGATCGACGCCGGTCACCAGCATCTTCCGGGCCTGCGTCCTGCGCAGAATTTCGAGCCCTCTTGCAATTCGCCCACCCGATCCGGTCGGAACCACCACGGCATCGGTTTTGCCCTCGTCGACCGGTTGAGGCAACGCCACCGAGAACAGGACGAAACCGAGCAGCCAGAAGATCACGGCCCCTGCGAGGATGCGCCGGATCATAGCATGCGCCTCAAGGCCGCCATGACGGTGAAGCGAGCGGTCAATGCCGCCAGCACTGTCCCGACCAGCGGGATCGCGGCGATCAGCAGCCAATCCTGCCAGCGAAGGCCCCCGCCCGCGACCATGCCGGACCCGAGCGCGGCAAAGCGGCTGCCCATCATGAGCACGGCGATCAATCCCAGCGCCAGTCCGGCGGTGGAGCCAAGGGCGGCGTCAACTGCCACCGAACGCTGGAAGATGCGCGCGATCTGGGCATCCGTCCCGCCCAGATGATGCACGATCTCGATCGTTTCACGATTGGTGCCCAACGCGGACCTGGCGGCCAGCCAGACAGCGGCGACGGTGGCTGCCGCAAGCAGGAGGATCAGAGAGGCCGCGAGCCACTGTAGCGAATGGATCGCGGAAAAGACAGGCTTGAGCCAATCGGCCTGGGCATCGACCCGCGCGGCAGGCGCCACTTTGGCCAGCGCTCCGCGCAATGCCTCGATCGCCTTTTTGTCCGCCGCTCCGTTCAGGCGCAGATCGATCAGCGCAGGGACTGCGATGGCAGCGTCTCCCGTGCCGCCAAGGTTGGCCTCGCCGAGCCAGGGAGCCAGCAAGGCGCCGATTTCCTCATCCGGCACGCGCGCGACCTCCGCCACGCCCGGCATGCGCTGAAGCTGCGCCAGGGCAGCCTGCGCCTGGGCTTCGCGCGCTTCGGCGCCCGCCTCCACGATCTGCACGGTTACCGCGCCGGACAATTCGCCACGAGCCTGGCCAGCCACATTGGCGAGAGCCAGCCCGCCGGCCGCGGCGACCACGGTCAGGGCGATCATGATCGCGATCACCCAGAGCATCGGCCCCGCGAGGCGAGCCTGAGGCAGAAGCTGGCGGCCGCTCTTGCCAGCCAGCCCCGAAAGTCGGGTGGTCACCCCCCGCAGGAATGCAGGCGCCTGGCTCATGCAGGCATGACCGGGCGGCGAGGCGGATAGCGGAGCGCGCCGGTGGGATCGTTCAGGCGCCCCTTGTCGAGCCGCATGATCAGGGAATCCGGCACTTTCTTGAGCAAGTGCAGATCGTGCGTGGCGACCACCACGGTCGTGCCCAGCCGATTGAGCGCCTCGAACAGCCGCAACAGCTTGACCGCCATCTCCGGGTCGACGTTGCCCGTAGGTTCGTCGGCAATCAGCATATCGGGCCGGCCGATCACCGCCCGCGCGATGGCCACCCGCTGCTGCTCTCCACCTGAAAGCGTGGCGGGCCTGGCGTCCGCCCGATCGACCAGGCCGACCCAGTCCAGCATATCCGACACCGGCTGATGCAGATCCTCGTCGGGAACCCCGGCCACCCGCAGCGGCAGGGCGATATTGTCATAGGCGGAAAGATGCGGAACGAGCCGGAAATCCTGAAACACCACGCCCAGCCTGCGGCGGAAGCCGGGGAGCCGTGCGCGTGGCAGGGTGATCACATCGGTCCCGAACATGCTGATCACGCCGCGCGAGGGACGTTGCGCGAGATAAAGCAATCGCAGCAGCGATGTCTTGCCCGCGCCGCTCGCGCCGGTCAGGAAATAGAAGCTGCCCGGATAAAGCGTGAAGGAAATGTCGCCGAGCACTTCCTTGCCGGTGCCGTAACGCAAGCCGACATTGTCGAAGCGCACGATATGGCCCTCTTCGGCACTCATCGCGGCCGGACCGGGCTCGTGGGCAGGGAGGCTACGTGTCGCAGGGACATTTCCGGCGGGCTATAAGCGCTGTTGCACCAATTGAAAACCATCGCTGCACAGGAAGCCAGGCAAGGATTGCGCGGATGAGGCAATGGAAGCGATGTGGATAAAGGGCTTATATGGGCCGGGTGAAGGCGCTGCGACCTTGTTGCGTTCCCTCACTCATGCTTAAGAACTACGCATGATAATCGCCTGCCCCGCCTGTGCTACGCGATATGTCGTTCCCGACAGCGCCATCGGGGTGGAAGGCCGCACGGTCCGCTGTGCCAAATGCCGGCACAGCTGGTTCCAGGAAGGCCCTGAAATCACGCCACCGCCAACGGCTCCCCAGCCGCCGGCCTTCGCCGAAGCCAGCGCGCAGCCCGGCCATGCGGAACAAGCGGCCCCGCCCCGCCCCGCCTTCACCGAAAATTTCGCGGCATCGCCAGATAATGAGACCGCCGGGACCGCGCAGGAAAAACCCGGCGGCGCCGTTGAGGAAACCGTCGATCCGGCGCCGGAAGCGGATGACACGGTGGCCGCGCCTCCCAGCTTCGCCGCCAGGCCGCTGGGCGAGGACGCGGATACGCCCCCAGCCGCGCCCGCCGATTACGAGGATGATTATTCTCATTTCGATCATGAGCCGCCGTTCCGTCCCCGGCGGAACAGGCTGAAAATGCTCACGATCGCCGCTGCGGTCTTCGCCGCTGTCGCGGTCGGCCTGGTGGGGGCGGCCAGCTATTGGGGCCTGCCGGATTGGGTGCCGGTCAGCCGCCCCACCTTCGCGCAGGCCCAGCCGGATCTGGTGCTCGATTTCCCCGCCGAAAGGCAGGACCGGCGGACCCTTCCCAACGGCACCGAATTTTTCGGAGCAAGCGGCACCGTGACCAATGTGGGGAAGACCGCCCATGACGTGCCATCGATCCTGATCGTGCTGCGCGATGCGCGCGACCGTATCGTCTACAGCTGGGAAGTCGCTCCGCCCAGGCGCAGCCTTGCCCCGGGCGAAAGCGTTTCCATCAACGAGGCGGTGACCGACGTCCCGCGCTCGGCGAAGTTCGCGGAAATCGGCTGGAAGCCCGAATAGGCAGCGCTTTCCCTGCCCGGATCGCGCCATAATCGAACCGATCGTTCAAACCCGCCGATGGGCGCTTGCAGGGGGCAAATCTACTTGCTAAGGGCGCGCTCCTACCCCGCAGGGACCGACCCGGTCCTTGTCGATTTTGCGGTCGTGGCGGAACTGGTAGACGCGCAACGTTGAGGTCGTTGTGGGCGAAAGCCCGTGGAAGTTCGAGTCTTCTCGACCGCACCAGTCAGTGAAAAAATAATTCAATTACAGGAACTTAACTTACCCCTCGGGGAAAGTGGCACAGTTCTGCGGGCTTTGCGCGCGCATCAGTTTCTGAGTGAAGCCAAAGACGCGTTTCAGACGCCGCTCAGAAGCAATAAAATCGCCGGATTCTCCACTGCGAAGAACCCGGCTTCACCTCTGGTTACGAGATTATTCCGCGCTCATGCAGCGAACCCGAACTGCCGTTCCTGCTCGGACCAGCTGGTTGGGATGCTGCCCGTCAGCAGACTTTTGCGGGTTAGCATCCTGGGCTGGGAGCCATCAGCGATGGCTTCAACGATTCTCGGGCTGAGCCATGCGATGCGCAACAGCCGGGCCAGCTGGGTTCGGCACCGTCGTCCTTCGCGCTTGCCCAGTTGATTGAGGCTGAGCTCAGGTGATGCAAATACCAGCTGCTGCGCGGCCATGGCGTCTGCCAACAGCTTGAGCAGGTCTGCATCCGGACTCAACTCATTGGTATCGGCATCGATCCTGAGTTTCGCTTCGCGGAAGGGCTTGCGCGGCGGAAGGGGGATGCACCAGTTCCATGGGGCATCTGTCTCGATACCGAGAGCATCGGGCCTAAGCTTTATGACGATGTGATCTCTTTGTACCTGCAACGATCCAACCAGGGGCGCAGTGCGGGTTCTGCATTTGATACCTCGCGAAGCTGGATCGTGAGCAAATGCGCGGTAGCAAACATTGTACGCAGTTGGCCCGCCTCGTCGATCCCGGGGACGTTCCGTGTTACCGCCCGAGTAACCGCCATCATCATAATGGCTGGGAACCAGCGACCAGCCTTCGTGCCGTTGGCTCAGGATATAGGCCTCACATGCCTCACGCTGGGCATCGAGGCTGTTAACTCCTGCTCCAGCCCGTCCTCGGTCGACTTGCGGGTGTATGCTCGCCATCGGTAAAAAATGGCCCCTGATGATCATCTCATTGCCGAACTTACGCGGCGTGGATATCTCATTCGCAAGGCGATGGTTTAAATGAAGCTTGTCTGGGATGATGGACGATCCGATCAAGCCGCTTGTTGGAGTTGAGCGCAGGCCTTATGCCATTGGTAATCGGTCCCGATAAAACGACGCGGTCGAACGATGTGTGGCAGACCGACTTCACCTACTTCAAGATTATCGGGTGGGACTGGGTGTATCGGTCGACCGTGCTCGACGACTTCTCACGCTACGTCGTCGCGTGGAACCTTTGCACCACCATGCGCGCCGGGGACATCACCGACACGCTGGAACTGGCCCTCGAAGCTTCGGGCTGTTCGTCGGCCATGGTCGTGCACAAGCCGAGGCTCCTCAGCGATAATGGCCCGAGTTACATCGCCCAGGAACTGGTCGAGCGGATCGGCGCCAAAGGCATGAGCCATGTCCGCGGCACCCCGATGCATCCCCAAATCGAACGCTGGCATCAGACCCTCAAGAACCGCGTCCTGCACCTAATATCCACCCCCCTGACGAGGCATAAACTTCCCTAATTTACGCCGCGATCTGCGCCAAATGTTCTGACGACGGACAATCAGAACTCCTTATCGCATTAGGTTATCATCCGTTACTTATCGGACTATAGGGAACGGGTCTAATATCGGGCTCGACATTGGAGGAAAAAATATCCTTCAACATCAGAATCATGGCCTCACGCCCCCGCTCTGTCAATTTAACTATCACGCGGCGATGATCCAGTTCATCAGGCACCCTTTCCAGCATATTGCCTTCTTCGAGCCGGTCGATCTTTCTCATGGCGGTTGCAGGAGCTTCACCTGAAGCGAGTATCAACTGCTTGATATAAAGGATCCCGCCTTCCGCGCCATTGATCAACAGGATCAGCATCATGTCCCACGCGGATTCGCGGGGGAGGCACTTCGGGAGACGCTTCACCGTTTTAAGTCGCGCGCGAAGCAGCTGCCTCGCCCCTTCCACCAATTGCTGCTCCTCGATCGAACTTTCCTGAGCGGATCGAACGAAGCTTTCCACCCTACGCCGCACGGCAGGCAATGAAGTTGGCTTGGCGTTACTGATATTGTGAGTCAATTCTGACATTAACTATGCGCCTGTTATGATTCCCGTCCGAGTAAAGCCTTAATCGCGGCGTCGCGTTCGATCCGTGATCGCGCGCCGAGCACTATTGCGAGACGCCGCCCCTCAGGCCACGCCACTGAAAATATGAGGTTGAAACACGGCCCCAATCTGCCGGTTTTGAGACCATCGGCTCCGGGGATTTCACTCAGGAGCGTGTTGGTGTTGTTCTGCCCCTTGCCGTTCCATTCAAAGCGTCGTGCGGTCGCCAAACGGGCAATATTCGGATGCTCATCCTGAATATGGCGAGCAAGAGTCAAAGCATCCCTTACAGTGATCTTCTGCCCGCGGCCCAGGCCGCTCGGCGACGAGAAGCAGGTGTCGGTCATGCCCAATTCGGCCCCGCGCCGATTCAGACAATCGGTGAACGCTTCCAGAGAACCACTGTGCCATTCCGCCAAGGCATTGGCCGCCTCATTCGCGCTTACCGTCATGGCCGCGCGCATCAGAGTTTCGATCCGGACCCGATCACCGGCCTTGAAGCCCCAGTGACTGTTTACGTCCGCGGCACGCGGCGAAATCCGGATTTCGTTCTCCGCGCTTTCTCCGCTCTCGCGCAAACGCTCATCGATCAATCCCAAGGTGAGCAGCTTGGTCAGCGAGGCGGGAGGGTACACCTTCCCCTCGCCATGAAGTTTCAGGGTTCGCCCGGTATCAACGTCATACAGCATGGCACCGAGATGCCTGCCAAGCGCTGGCGCCCCATCCTTCAGCCAGTCGACCAGTTCGTATAGCCGCGCCCCGTGCGACCCTTTTACGAGCAGCGTGTCTCCTTCGCGCAACTCATCCCGTAACACGGGCTGCAACATATGGGATGAATCGACTCTCGCCCCCCGGCTAGATGCAGGCAACGATCCCCAGAAATGCTTGTAAAGAGCGCCCACGGCATGAACTCGATCGATGCGGTGCCGTTCTATCAGAGGTGCCAGATCGGTATGGTAGGCGGCTGCCCCATCGCCCAGTTCCAGCATTTCGCCGAGAACGGCGACGCGTCGGCCCTTGCCCACCTTATCCCCCAGACGCGCGAGCGCGGCGGCCATGGAACCTGGATTGGCATTATATGCATCGTCGATGAGCGTTATGCGCCGCCCGCTTACGTCGACTGGCAATTCTTCACCGCGCCCCGGAAGGGATCGAAAACCGGCCAATTTTTCCATTACCGGCTCCGGATCGAGTCCCAGCGCAGATGTGGCCGCCAAAACAGCGAGGCTGTTAAGAGCCATGTGCTCGCCCTCAGCGCCGATCCGATAGCTCCGATCATGCGATCCGATCCTGGCAGAGATCGTGCGAGAGGCGGGATCGTAATCAAGCAGGCGGTATTCGCAATCTGCCGATCGGCCATAATTGAGCACGGTCAGATCGCAGGCCCTGGCCGCCATCCGGACGGTTTCCCACTCGGCCATTTCACGATTCAATACAGCGATGCCCCCTGGCTCCATTCCCCGAAAGATGGCGCTCTTGCGCTCAGCTATGGTCTGCACATTGCGATGGTATTCGAGATGCGCAGGCAGAATATTCGTGAAAATCGCCACATCCGGGCGCGCCATACGCGCGT contains:
- a CDS encoding YdcF family protein; the protein is MIRRILAGAVIFWLLGFVLFSVALPQPVDEGKTDAVVVPTGSGGRIARGLEILRRTQARKMLVTGVDPEVKPKEFAAQFGVEPQLMQCCVTLGAEAADTRGNALEAADWAKREKLRSLRLVTSDWHMRRAALELRRELPDDIELIKDAVATQPTLRTLFLEYNKLLASFLAPIALR
- a CDS encoding MJ0042-type zinc finger domain-containing protein; protein product: MIIACPACATRYVVPDSAIGVEGRTVRCAKCRHSWFQEGPEITPPPTAPQPPAFAEASAQPGHAEQAAPPRPAFTENFAASPDNETAGTAQEKPGGAVEETVDPAPEADDTVAAPPSFAARPLGEDADTPPAAPADYEDDYSHFDHEPPFRPRRNRLKMLTIAAAVFAAVAVGLVGAASYWGLPDWVPVSRPTFAQAQPDLVLDFPAERQDRRTLPNGTEFFGASGTVTNVGKTAHDVPSILIVLRDARDRIVYSWEVAPPRRSLAPGESVSINEAVTDVPRSAKFAEIGWKPE
- a CDS encoding lysophospholipid acyltransferase family protein; this encodes MMAVLRSLAFYAVFYGASVLFVLVAVLVAMLFPHAGRAVPERWSAFHRVCARHILGIDIRIVGERPSQPVLYALKHESFFEAIDLPTLIDRPVIFAKEELFRILGWGRAALAYGVVPVRRDKGAAALRDMVTAARSFARSGRPLAIFPEGTRVPHGAAAPIRSGFAGLYKLLGLPVVPIAVDSGPPYHRRWKRTGTITYRFGEPIPPGLPRQEIEARVLAGINALNDGQSAGGAQP
- a CDS encoding recombinase family protein → MIGSSIIPDKLHLNHRLANEISTPRKFGNEMIIRGHFLPMASIHPQVDRGRAGAGVNSLDAQREACEAYILSQRHEGWSLVPSHYDDGGYSGGNTERPRDRRGGPTAYNVCYRAFAHDPASRGIKCRTRTAPLVGSLQVQRDHIVIKLRPDALGIETDAPWNWCIPLPPRKPFREAKLRIDADTNELSPDADLLKLLADAMAAQQLVFASPELSLNQLGKREGRRCRTQLARLLRIAWLSPRIVEAIADGSQPRMLTRKSLLTGSIPTSWSEQERQFGFAA
- a CDS encoding prephenate/arogenate dehydrogenase family protein, giving the protein MTFGKVAIIGLGLLGGSIGLAIRQHLPGVKTAGYDSDPQVRLRAAERKLAQEICESAAEAARGADLVILCVPVGAIEHAANELSGALEPGALVSDVGSSKQSVSAALARALPGQPIIPAHPVAGTEHSGPDAGFATLFHNRWCILTPPDGADPEQVAALSEFWTALGAMVEVMTAEHHDLVLAVTSHIPHLIAYTIVGTASDLEDVTRGEVIKYSAGGFRDFTRIAASDPVMWRDVFLNNREAVLEMLGRFTEDLTAMQRAIRSGNGDALFDLFTRTRAIRRSIIEQKQDDARPDFGRGDHG
- a CDS encoding cell division protein, translating into MTTRLSGLAGKSGRQLLPQARLAGPMLWVIAIMIALTVVAAAGGLALANVAGQARGELSGAVTVQIVEAGAEAREAQAQAALAQLQRMPGVAEVARVPDEEIGALLAPWLGEANLGGTGDAAIAVPALIDLRLNGAADKKAIEALRGALAKVAPAARVDAQADWLKPVFSAIHSLQWLAASLILLLAAATVAAVWLAARSALGTNRETIEIVHHLGGTDAQIARIFQRSVAVDAALGSTAGLALGLIAVLMMGSRFAALGSGMVAGGGLRWQDWLLIAAIPLVGTVLAALTARFTVMAALRRML
- the ftsE gene encoding cell division ATP-binding protein FtsE, whose protein sequence is MSAEEGHIVRFDNVGLRYGTGKEVLGDISFTLYPGSFYFLTGASGAGKTSLLRLLYLAQRPSRGVISMFGTDVITLPRARLPGFRRRLGVVFQDFRLVPHLSAYDNIALPLRVAGVPDEDLHQPVSDMLDWVGLVDRADARPATLSGGEQQRVAIARAVIGRPDMLIADEPTGNVDPEMAVKLLRLFEALNRLGTTVVVATHDLHLLKKVPDSLIMRLDKGRLNDPTGALRYPPRRPVMPA